One segment of Sylvia atricapilla isolate bSylAtr1 chromosome 8, bSylAtr1.pri, whole genome shotgun sequence DNA contains the following:
- the ADO gene encoding 2-aminoethanethiol dioxygenase, with amino-acid sequence MPRDNMASLIQRVARQARITFRSPAGPAFGENLHRLQQLLDEVRAEDLHLAPRGPSAAAAASGGPPWAGVVPPVSYMHICETESFSMGVFLLRSGACIPLHDHPGMNGMLKVLYGTLRIACMDALPAGAAAAPPPPAAGSGPCLRALFRSRQSYTPASPPCLLSPHTDNLHQIDAVDGPAAFLDILAPPYDPQHGRDCHYYRLLEGPAAGAEPAALPREVWLVETPQAADFWCGGEPYPGPRVCL; translated from the coding sequence atgcCCCGGGACAACATGGCCTCCCTGATCCAGCGGGTGGCGCGGCAGGCGCGCATCACCTTCCGCAGCCCGGCGGGCCCGGCCTTCGGGGAGAACCTGCACcgcctgcagcagctgctggacgAGGTGCGCGCCGAGGACTTGCACTTGGCGCCGCGGGGGCCGtcggccgcggcggcggcgagcGGCGGTCCGCCGTGGGCCGGCGTGGTGCCTCCCGTCAGCTACATGCACATCTGCGAGACGGAGAGCTTCAGCATGGGCGTGTTTCTGCTGCGGAGCGGCGCCTGCATCCCGCTGCACGACCACCCGGGCATGAACGGCATGCTGAAGGTGCTGTACGGCACGCTGCGCATCGCCTGCATGGACGCGCTGCccgccggcgccgccgccgccccgccgccccccgccgccggcaGCGGGCCGTGCCTGCGCGCCCTTTTCCGCTCCCGCCAGAGCTACACGCCCGCCTCGCCGCCCTGCCTGCTCTCGCCGCACACCGACAACCTCCACCAGATCGACGCCGTGGACGGGCCTGCCGCCTTCCTCGACATCCTGGCGCCGCCCTACGACCCCCAGCACGGCCGGGACTGCCACTACTACCGGCTGCTGgaggggccggcggcgggcgcggagccggCCGCGCTGCCGCGGGAGGTGTGGCTGGTGGAGACCCCGCAGGCCGCCGACTTCTGGTGCGGGGGCGAGCCCTACCCTGGGCCTCGCGTCTGCCTCTGA
- the EGR2 gene encoding E3 SUMO-protein ligase EGR2: MGSDVPGIQGAPINSYRQTCPPARAAAGARRSRGTAATAPPRRGGRPPAHAAPAPRRPPALVVGGRGKRPLLSLPSPPRAPTAGREPRSPGRPAAPMMTAKAVDKIPVTLGGFVHQLPEGIYPADDISAALPTSVAIFPNAELAGPFDQMSGVAGDGMINVDMGDKRALDLPYGGGFAPNAPASRNQTFTYMGKFSIDPQYPGAGCYPEGIINIVSAGILQGVSTPSSAASSAASSAASSATAASATSPNPLAGALGCTMAQGQPADLEHLYSPPPPPYSGCGDLYPQDSSSAFLPAAGGGALPFPPPPSYPSPKAAAADGGLFTMIPEYGGFFPPPQCQRELHAGPDRKPFPCPLDSLRVPPPLTPLSTIRNFTMGAPPAGAAPGSAPGSGGGEGAGARLPAGAYSPHHLPLRPILRPRKYPNRPSKTPVHERPYPCPAEGCDRRFSRSDELTRHIRIHTGHKPFQCRICMRNFSRSDHLTTHIRTHTGEKPFACDFCGRKFARSDERKRHTKIHLRQKERKGTAAAGGCPQPGGGSGTAALAPCAARTRTP; encoded by the exons ATGGGCAGTGACGTCCCGGGCATTCAGGGGGCCCCCATAAATAGTTACCGCCAGACTTGTCCTCCAGCGCGAGCtgcggcgggagcgcggcgctCCCGGGGCACCGCGGCCACCGCACCGCCGCGACGGGGCGGCCGCCCGCCCGCACATGCCGCGCCGGCTCCCCGCCGTCCCCCCGCGCTGGTAGTGGGAGGCAGGGGGAAGcgccccctcctctccctcccctccccgccccgaGCGCCCACGGCCGGCCGGGAGCCCCGCTCCCCCGGCCGCCCCGCTGCCCCCATGATGACCGCCAAGGCGGTAGACAAGATCCCGGTGACCCTCGGTGGGTTCGTGCACCAGCTCCCCGAGGGCATTTACCCCGCGGATGACATCTCCGCCGCTCTGCCAACTTCGGTGGCGATCTTCCCCAATGCCGAGCTGGCAGGGCCGTTTGACCAGATGAGCGGTGTGGCAGGAG ACGGCATGATCAACGTGGACATGGGCGACAAGCGGGCCCTGGACCTGCCCTACGGCGGCGGCTTCGCGCCCAACGCCCCGGCTTCCCGCAATCAGACCTTCACCTACATGGGCAAATTCTCCATCGACCCGCAGTACCCTGGCGCCGGTTGCTACCCCGAGGGCATCATCAACATCGTGAGCGCGGGGATCCTGCAGGGGGTCAGCACGCCCTCCTCCGCCGCCTCCTCCGCCGCCTCCTCCGCCGCCTCCTCGGCCACCGCCGCCTCCGCCACCTCCCCCAACCCGCTGGCCGGGGCCCTCGGCTGCACCATGGCACAGGGCCAGCCAGCCGACCTGGAGCATCTCTactcgccgccgccgccgccttaCTCGGGCTGCGGTGACCTGTACCCGCAAGACTCCTCCTCGGCTTTCCTGCCCGCCGCCGGCGGCGGGGCACTGCCTTTTCCCCCGCCGCCCTCCTACCCATCACCGAAGGCGGCGGCGGCCGACGGCGGGCTCTTCACCATGATCCCCGAGTACGGCGGCTTCTTCCCGCCGCCTCAGTGCCAGCGGGAGCTCCACGCCGGCCCCGACCGCaagcccttcccctgccccctCGACTCGCTCCGCGTCCCGCCGCCCCTCACGCCGCTTTCCACCATCCGCAACTTCACCATGGGGGCGCCCCCGGCGGGCGCCGCCCCCGGCAGCGCTCCCGGCAGCGGCGGGGGCGAGGGTGCGGGCGCCCGCCTGCCCGCCGGCGCCTACAGCCCGCACCACCTGCCGCTGCGGCCCATTCTACGGCCCCGCAAGTACCCCAACCGGCCCAGCAAGACGCCGGTCCACGAGCGGCCTTACCCGTGCCCCGCCGAGGGCTGCGACCGCCGCTTCTCCCGCTCCGACGAGCTCACCCGGCACATCCGCATCCATACGGGCCACAAGCCCTTCCAGTGCCGTATCTGCATGCGGAATTTCAGCCGCAGCGACCACCTCACCACCCACATTCGCACGCACACCGGCGAGAAACCCTTCGCCTGCGACTTCTGCGGCAGGAAGTTCGCCCGCTCCGACGAGAGGAAGCGGCACACTAAGATTCACCTGCGCCAGAAGGAACGGAAAGGAACCGCCGCCGCCGGCGGGTGCCCGCAacccggcggcgggagcggcaCCGCCGCCCTAGCCCCCTGCGCTGCGCGGACGCGGACGCCCTGA